The following proteins are encoded in a genomic region of Bacteroidota bacterium:
- a CDS encoding CAP domain-containing protein, with amino-acid sequence MYTKRLSLILLCLFICVACDSTDLDALIEERVEELEEPPVDPSFAGEATHLTNVARAVRQQCGNESYNAVAALGWSDQLAEAAMAHSRDMAAQNYFDHTNLDGESPGVRISRAGYVAQTWGENIAAGYGSLEAVIAGWIESPGHCANIMNGRFTEFAVAVAENSNSTYGSYWTMVLATPR; translated from the coding sequence ATGTATACAAAAAGACTATCCCTCATCCTGCTGTGCCTGTTTATATGCGTAGCCTGCGACAGTACCGATCTAGATGCATTGATCGAAGAGCGCGTTGAAGAACTGGAAGAACCGCCCGTAGATCCATCTTTTGCCGGCGAAGCCACACACCTGACCAACGTTGCCCGTGCGGTAAGACAACAATGCGGCAACGAGTCCTACAATGCCGTAGCTGCCCTGGGTTGGAGCGACCAATTGGCCGAAGCTGCAATGGCGCACTCACGTGACATGGCAGCACAAAACTATTTTGACCACACCAATCTGGATGGTGAGAGCCCCGGCGTACGCATTTCTCGTGCTGGCTACGTTGCACAAACGTGGGGTGAAAACATCGCTGCCGGCTATGGCTCACTCGAAGCAGTAATCGCTGGATGGATCGAAAGCCCGGGGCATTGCGCCAATATCATGAATGGCCGCTTTACCGAATTTGCTGTGGCTGTCGCAGAAAACAGTAATTCTACTTATGGCTCGTATTGGACCATGGTGCTGGCCACACCGCGGTAA
- a CDS encoding zinc ribbon domain-containing protein, translated as MKHQHWSCPKCQNREFDVGQIATTGGGLSKFFNVQNRKFTTVTCIRCQFTELYRTESSTLGNVLDFFGN; from the coding sequence ATGAAACACCAACATTGGTCTTGCCCCAAATGCCAAAACCGTGAATTCGACGTTGGCCAAATCGCCACAACAGGTGGCGGACTGAGCAAGTTCTTCAACGTACAAAACCGAAAATTCACTACGGTAACCTGCATCCGGTGCCAGTTCACTGAACTGTACAGAACGGAATCCAGCACGCTCGGCAACGTCCTCGACTTCTTTGGAAATTAG